From the genome of Adhaeribacter pallidiroseus:
CATTATAAGCATTTACGGCGGAGCGGTTATCGGTTACTTTTTCCGGTACGGCAGAAACTACACCTTTTTTACCGGGCAGGCTGGTAATGTTAAAAAAGAAAACAATAAATGTAATCAGTAAAAACGCCAGCAAAAAAGCCGTTCCCAGGCCAATTAGGCTTTCGAACCATAAAGCGGTTTCGTAACCTATGCCGCCGCTTAGGTAAGATAAATCTTCAACCCGGTTTAGGCGCAATACCACATAACCCAGCAACAAACTGCACCAAACCATTGCAAAAACACAAATGGTATAAGTATAGGAAAGGGATACCTGCGTACGGCGGAATAATATTTTATAGCCACTGAAAAAGATGATCGGAATAATAAAAAAAGAGGCCACCCCTACCCATTCATAAATAAAATAATTAGAAACCCAAGCCCCGAATAAACCCAACCAGTTCTCTGATTCTAAACCAGAATTTTTAAGATCACTGGTTTTTAAGGATTCCACCACACTTTGGTCGGCTGGTCCGGTAAATAAATACGACACAAAAGCAATTAACAGGTACAGCGCCGTTAATAGCAAGGTGAAGCCTATCAGCAAATGAAACCGGCGATCCCGCAAAAAGGAAAAATTAAAAAATTTTAATTGGGGGAAAGTCCAGCGGGCTTTTACGGCTTTATCTGGTTTGGGAGAGGTGCTGTTGCGGTTCACCGGCTCATTCATGGCCTTGGGGCTATTCTTAGCCTTCGGCGCATTTCCTGCATCACGTTTAAAAGTATTCGTAGCCATGCTTTTTAGAAACCTCTAATTTACATTTTTATCTTAATCTACCTGAACAAAAATACTTATTCTGTCCGTTACCTTTGGAGAATTGCCTGGTTAATTTTGCGGACTAAGCCCGGCCCCTCGTATATAAAACCGGTATATAACTGTATTAAATCGGCCCCGGCATCGAGCTTTTCCAGCGCATCGGCCGCGGTCATAATCCCGCCAACCCCAATCAGCCGGATGTTTAACGGTAAATTTTGGCGGAGGTATTTGATAATTTCGGTGGAACGTTTGGTAAGCGGTTTACCACTTAAACCCCCGGCTCCCATGGTCGCCACCTGGGCCGAATTAGTAGTTAAATTTTCGCGACTGATGGTGGTATTGGTCGCAATCAGGCCACTTAATTGGGTACTAGTGGCGATCTGAACAATATCATTCAGTTGTTCGGTATTTAAATCGGGTGCTATTTTTAACAGCAAGGGCTTCGGTTTAGCCATGGCTTGGTTCTGGTCCTGCAATTCCGAGAGTAAGTGTTGCAAGGGCTCCTTATCTTGCAATTCGCGTAAATTTGGGGTATTGGGGGAGCTTACGTTCACGACAAAATAATCTACAACATCGTACAAGGCTTTGTAGCAATACAGATAATCCTTTAAAGCTTGGTCATTGGGGGTATTTTTATTTTTACCAATATTCCCCCCGATTATCGTAGTTCCTTTTCGGTTTTTAAGGCGGTGCGCCGCTACTTCTACTCCCCGATTGTTAAAGCCCATGCGATTAATCAGGCCTTGATCCTGGGGTAACCGAAACAAGCGTGGTTTATCATTACCGGGCTGGGGCATGGGCGTTAAGGTGCCAATTTCGATAAAGCCAAAGCCAAAATTTTCAAACTCATCCACTAAACGGGCATCTTTATCAAAGCCAGCCGCCAGACCCACCGGGTTCGGAAACTTTAAACCAAATACTTCTCGTTCTAAACCCGGGTGATCTAACCGAAATAATTTTTTACTCAACTGCGCGGCAAAGGGCAGCCTAAAAGCGGTTTTAATGCCCGGATAAGAAAGATCGTGAATTTGCTCTGGATCTACCTGAAATAACAAAGGACGAATAAGTGGCTTATACATACGGTAAAGGTAAGGCACTCCGGGCAAAAATGTAAGAGCCGATTTTACTTATTCTTGCACCCGTTTTTTAAATTTTTAACAACCATGCTTGATCCACCTGCATCAAAATTCAAAAAATAAGCCAGTGAGAATCGTAATCGTCTTATTTTGGGTGTTTGTTATAACTGGTTGGGGACCGCAAAATCCGGCGGAAAAATTTTACTATGCTATAAGCTGGCAGCAATTTGTGCGTTTGCCGGAAGTAAGTAAACCCATTCCATTGCACAAACCGGACTACGACTTACTAGATGCCGCCATTTTTCAGGTAACGAATAAAATCCGGGAGCAGGAAAAAAAACCTTTGTTCCGGTATTCGCCCATCCTCCACCGAACTGCCACTTTCCACGCCCAGGCCATGATTGATCTGGATTTTTATGATCACTACAATTATAAGCAAATCAGTTACTTTACTCCTTATAAACGCATTACAGCCTTTGGAGGAATGTTTCATTTTACCGCCGAAAACATTGCTCAGTACGATATTATAAATACAGCATTAGAATATTGCCCGGCCCGACAAAAAGACGGTTCTTTTAAATATCTAGATTGCGCTACCAAAAATCCGTACCGGGTATATACTTATATAACTTATGCGGAGGAAGTTGTACATGGGTGGTTGCACTCGCCGCCGCATCGCAAAAATCTATTAGGGACGGAATATCAATTTTTGGGTGCCGCGGCCCGGATTTCTAAAAATCCTTACCAACAGAGAAAAGTACCTTTTGCCCGGTTGGTACAAAACTTTGGCGGGTATGGCTCCCCCCCACCGATTCTACAACCCAATCTCCTAACTCTGGTGAACATTAAATTAAATACAAGCAGCCAGACATCTTATTATGACTTGCCAGAGTTTGTTAAACGGAACAATCGAGGTAAAAATTTAAAAAATCAATACGTAATACTCCTTATACCTGAGTGAAAATTTAAATTAATGGCCAGCCAACATACCAGCGCTAACTCCGCGGGTGAAAATCCTGAATAATCTGTTTTAAATAATCGCGATCCAGGTGCGTGTAAATTTCGGTGGTGGTAATGGATTCGTGGCCCAACATTTCCTGCACGGCCCGTAAATCGGCGCCCCCTTCGATTAGATGCGTGGCGAACGAATGCCGGAAGGTATGCGGACTGATAATTTTATTTAGGCCAATTTTTTGGGCTAACGATTTAATGATAGTAAACACCATCACCCGGGTAAGCCCAGCACCACGCCGGTTTAAGAAAACGAAATCTTCCTGCCCTTTTTTAACCGGAATATGTACCCGAATTTCTTCCAAGTAAATTTTTAAAAATTTAAGGGCATCGCGGCCAATGGGTACTAAGCGCTCTTTGTTGCCTTTTCCGGTTACCCGCAAAAAACCCATATCGGGGTAAACATTACTAATTTTAAGTTCTATTAACTCCGACACCCGTAAACCGGAACTATACAAAGTTTCGAGCATGGCCTTGTTGCGGGCTCCTTCTGGGGTAGATACATCAATTGCTTCAAATAGCTGGGAAATTTCTTCGTAGCTTAAAGTGTCGGGTAGCTTCCGGTTTAACTTGGGCGCCTCAATGGTTTCGGTGGGATCGGCGGAAAGGACATCTTCCATGATTAAAAATTTATAAAAAGCCCGGATACCCGAAAGGGTACGCGCTTGCGAATGCGGCGTCATGCCCAATTCGTTCACCCAACCTAGTAGTCCCTGAACGTGCGCTGATTTCACTTCCAAAGGTCCTACCTTCTCGCCACAGGCTTCCAAAAATTGCTCTAGTTTACTGATATCGCGCAAATAAGCTTCTACGGAGTTTCCCGACAAGGATTTTTCTAACTGCAAGTAGGCTTTAAATTGCTGTAAACCCGTGTTCCAATTCATAGTTATTTTACATAAAAAAACAAATAAGCACCCATTACCCGGAAGTACCAAACTTTACTGCATCGTAATTTTTTTAAATTTTGTTTTAAATCCGACGGATTAGCTTGCATGAAAGCGGTTAATATTTTCAATACCTTTGCAGCAAAAGCACTCGCATCTACCATCATGAAGATTCTAATTTTAAACGGACCAAACTTAAACTTACTGGGCGTTCGGGAAAAATCGGTTTACGGATCCCGTTCGTTTGAGCATTACCTGGAAGAACTGAAAACCGCATTTCCGGACCTGGAACTGGATTATTACCAAAGCAATATTGAAGGAGAATTAATTAATAAGTTACACGAAGTAGGTTTTACTTACAAAGGAATATTACTGAACGCCGGCGCCTATACCCACACGTCCATTGCGATTGCGGATGCTATTGCCGCCATTGAAACACCCGTAATCGAAATACATATCTCTAATGTGTACGCCCGGGAAGAATTCCGGCATCATAGCTACATTAGTAAAAATTGCAAAGGCTGTATCGTGGGTTTTGGCTTGGAAGGTTACCGTTTAGGTTTGGTGTATTTAAATAACTTTAAACCCAAGAAGTTAGGCTTTGAATTTAAAAATGCCTGATTTTGAGCATGCAATAATATTTATTTTAATCTCCTCCTTTAAGTTAAATTCACAATGCCCGAACCTACTTTAAATTTTTATCCAGGTCCCTCTAAGGTTTATGACCAAGTGAAGGATTATCTAATTATGGCTTTTGATGAAGGCCTTTTGGGTATCCAGCACCGTAGCGAAAAGTTCGTGGAAATTTCAAAAAACACGGTAGCTTTATTGAAAAAGAAGCTGAATATTCCGCAGGATTACTACGTGTTCTTTGCCTCTTCGGCTACCGAGTGCTGGGAAATTCTCACCCAGAGCTTAGTGAAACGGAAAAGCTTTCATATTTACAACGGCGCTTTTGGCCAGAAATGGCTGGATTACGCCCGTAAAATCCGGCCCGAGTCTTCGGGTACCGCTTTTGACCTGCAAGCAGAAATAAACGTGGCCGATTTGCAAGTGGCCAGTGATACCGACTTAATTTGTATTACCCAGAACGAAACTTCTAACGGTACTCAAATAAAGGAAAATACCATTTTAAACCTTTTTAACCGTTTTCCCGACCCATTAATTGCGGTAGATGCTACTTCCTCGATGGCGGGCATTAACCTGAAATTTATTAAAGCC
Proteins encoded in this window:
- the xerD gene encoding site-specific tyrosine recombinase XerD — protein: MNWNTGLQQFKAYLQLEKSLSGNSVEAYLRDISKLEQFLEACGEKVGPLEVKSAHVQGLLGWVNELGMTPHSQARTLSGIRAFYKFLIMEDVLSADPTETIEAPKLNRKLPDTLSYEEISQLFEAIDVSTPEGARNKAMLETLYSSGLRVSELIELKISNVYPDMGFLRVTGKGNKERLVPIGRDALKFLKIYLEEIRVHIPVKKGQEDFVFLNRRGAGLTRVMVFTIIKSLAQKIGLNKIISPHTFRHSFATHLIEGGADLRAVQEMLGHESITTTEIYTHLDRDYLKQIIQDFHPRS
- a CDS encoding CAP domain-containing protein yields the protein MRIVIVLFWVFVITGWGPQNPAEKFYYAISWQQFVRLPEVSKPIPLHKPDYDLLDAAIFQVTNKIREQEKKPLFRYSPILHRTATFHAQAMIDLDFYDHYNYKQISYFTPYKRITAFGGMFHFTAENIAQYDIINTALEYCPARQKDGSFKYLDCATKNPYRVYTYITYAEEVVHGWLHSPPHRKNLLGTEYQFLGAAARISKNPYQQRKVPFARLVQNFGGYGSPPPILQPNLLTLVNIKLNTSSQTSYYDLPEFVKRNNRGKNLKNQYVILLIPE
- a CDS encoding aminotransferase class V-fold PLP-dependent enzyme, translated to MPEPTLNFYPGPSKVYDQVKDYLIMAFDEGLLGIQHRSEKFVEISKNTVALLKKKLNIPQDYYVFFASSATECWEILTQSLVKRKSFHIYNGAFGQKWLDYARKIRPESSGTAFDLQAEINVADLQVASDTDLICITQNETSNGTQIKENTILNLFNRFPDPLIAVDATSSMAGINLKFIKADIWYASVQKCFGLPAGLAVMVCSPRTIYRAKQINERRYYNSLVLMYEKMLNFQTTYTPNVLNIFLLNKVLEQRPLIKQIDKDLTQRAQQLYDFFQEQVTSNLGLLVENPDVRSYTVLAVKGEPKMIEDVKKNAARQGITLGNGYGAWAKNTFRIANFPAIMDEEYGVLKDFFLKFYA
- a CDS encoding quinone-dependent dihydroorotate dehydrogenase, producing MYKPLIRPLLFQVDPEQIHDLSYPGIKTAFRLPFAAQLSKKLFRLDHPGLEREVFGLKFPNPVGLAAGFDKDARLVDEFENFGFGFIEIGTLTPMPQPGNDKPRLFRLPQDQGLINRMGFNNRGVEVAAHRLKNRKGTTIIGGNIGKNKNTPNDQALKDYLYCYKALYDVVDYFVVNVSSPNTPNLRELQDKEPLQHLLSELQDQNQAMAKPKPLLLKIAPDLNTEQLNDIVQIATSTQLSGLIATNTTISRENLTTNSAQVATMGAGGLSGKPLTKRSTEIIKYLRQNLPLNIRLIGVGGIMTAADALEKLDAGADLIQLYTGFIYEGPGLVRKINQAILQR
- the aroQ gene encoding type II 3-dehydroquinate dehydratase, with protein sequence MKILILNGPNLNLLGVREKSVYGSRSFEHYLEELKTAFPDLELDYYQSNIEGELINKLHEVGFTYKGILLNAGAYTHTSIAIADAIAAIETPVIEIHISNVYAREEFRHHSYISKNCKGCIVGFGLEGYRLGLVYLNNFKPKKLGFEFKNA